Within Fusarium keratoplasticum isolate Fu6.1 chromosome 8, whole genome shotgun sequence, the genomic segment GGTCGCTTCTCTAACAAGCTCTTGTAGTAGTTGCCGAGTCGCTTCTTGCGGCTGGCAAACTCGTCAAAGTGACCCATAAACTCGGTAAAGTCTTCGATGGGCAAAGGTATGGGAGTGACGACGATGCTTTGGAATCCTGGTATATGCCTATGTAACTTGTCGATCGGAAGCAGGGTGTAGGAGAGAGGGAACCCTCTGCCCCGGTTCGTTCTTGGCAAGTCGGCCAAGCGGAGATGAATAAACTTCCGCATCTCGTTAAGTCCAGCCATCTCTAGACCCTCGCTGGTAGCATCGGAGTATAGATAGAAGGTGTGTCGAAGCTCCAGTGGGCTTGCTCCATGAGAGTCGGGCTCAGGGTGTCCAGCGATGGATTCTGTGAAAGATTTGAGTCGACTCAAGTCCCGACAGAAGGCTCGCTCAACTTGGGGTGTTTCAGAATCGCCCAGAAACTCATGATTGATCACAAACGTGTTTCGAAAGCCCCAGGTGATGGCGGTTACCACATGTGTGCTATCAAGAGTCTGTAGAGGCATTAGATTCATATGCTCTCTCAGGTTGAATCTCCTTAGGTCCAATACGTCTGCCACTGTGATGAATGTACAATGGTAGGCGCAATGGAGAGAATATGTAGAGTCGAACTCGGCTTGAAGGTAGTCGGAAGATCCCTTAACCTTGATTGCACCTGAGAGGATACTCGCTGCTGTGTCTTGGCTTACGCCAAGAGGCTCGATCCGATCCTCATACCTTGCGCTCGAATTGTGAGTGATTTCAGAAGTATTTATTCTCCGGCCGATCACTGCATCGAAGGGTTGTCCGTTGCGTAAGATGGAGGCGTCTAGGAAAGAGTCTGATTTGGCATTATAGAGTGTGCCAAGTGGGACGAGCTGCCCAAAAGCACCTCGAACGAGGTCATTCATTATGAACACTGGGATCAATGAGTGAACCTGAGGGTATGTGAGTTGAGAAAGCACTTGTTGATGCAATTTGTGGTGATTATTGAGGTGTCTATGTCAATGTCTATCCGTCTTATAGTCTCCTTGCCCTAAGCAGATCGACCTGACTCTAAGTGAGCCCAGCCTGCCCCTCGATAGACACAAAGCTATTCTAGGAGATTACTGGTTTAGTAGACTTGCAGATATGCCGTGTCGCATGAGCTGGAGGTTTGAAACCCCCGCGAATGTCGTGTTCTCAATTGCGTGAGGTTGCACTTTCACTCTTGTTTGTCTCCGAGATATCGCCTTTTGCGGCAGAATTGATGTTGTCCAAGGTGAAAAACCATAATAAGGACGCGGCAAGCGATTCGAGCATGGAAAGGCTTCTTGCAGGCGCCAGCAAGTGGACGGTTCCTGCGGTGTCCCGGAACGGAGGCCATTAAGAGACCCGAAGTAGAAGAAAGGACCGTAAAATAGTCCACTTTGATCAAACAATGTAACAAGAAATTGACCCTGAGGGACAGGCAGTATCGCAGGGGGAACAAGCACTCTTGGACGACTCGAGCGGCCTCATCCACTTGGCTCGATTCGAGTCTTAGTAGTGTCGAGGTATCCATTCAAATCTCGTCGCAAGCCCTTCCGCGATAGGTGCAACAAGCGACCGCTTCTATTCCGCTTCGTTTCGGTTCGAGAGATACCTTACCTATCTCCCAGTTCTTTGCCTACCGACCGTGAGCTTCATGGCATCAGACGTCGTCTGGATCGAATCGCCGGACGGGAACGGTGGCGGCTCTTTCAACGTAGACAGGAACCAAGCGAGCGCCGTCTCGGGATACTTTGCACGGTTCTTTGCTTTGAAAGAAAAGGACGACCATGTGATCTCCGGCCTGAATTCTGACACCTTTCGTCTGTTTCATGACTGGCTACAAGACCGCGAACTGCCACCAGACCCGGAGGATGATGTTTACCAGACAGAACCTTGGCTCTCTTCTACGGCGCATGCCTGGGTTCTTTCTAGGATACTTGAAGCACCCGAGTTTGAAGATTTCTGCTTAAGGGCGTTCATGAAGAACTGTGCCCTTGCACCTTTCGGACCATGGAGATATGTCCAGGACTACACTCTACCGGACTCACCCATTCGTCGGTTCAGTAACCACTGGATCGCCTGGAACGTCGGAATTCTTAAGCGAGAGCCAACTGAGttcgatggccttgaagcAACGGCGCTTGCTTCTCGAGCCGATGGGTATACGGGAAATCCACGACTATACGACTTTGCCCATTGGTACTCACCGTGTGGCGATCAGGTCAACGCTGCTTGTGAGCACAACCCCAAGGTcatgagggagaagaaaggcCCGAGAGCATCTACCCTGATTGTTCCCGCAGCTTCAGTGCTTACTGCAGAGCGCGGCATTTCGCTCGAGGTGCCgccttctcgacgaggatCTCAATCAGCACGACCACTCTCATCTCGGCAGTCATCTTCAAGGCAGAATCGACATGGCAGAATATCCTACGAATCAAGGCCCGTGAGCCCTGCTTCCAGTGACTCGAGCATCTCTTCTAGAAGAAGATTTTGGCTTCGGTTCGCCTCAATTGTAAGATTAACTCAGCATCAATTAGCAGTGCCTCGTAGCTTACACGTATGCAGTTGACACACGGTACTTTCCTCTCGACAATACTCGCATTGTGCGCGGTGATTCTCCCCAATGAGAACGACGGTGTTCGGTCCGGCACGAGATTCTACAGCATCCTCTGTCTCATGTGGTATCCTCTGCTCTTTGCTCCCAAAGCATGGCATCCCGGTCTACATGTTACTTGCGCTCGGCGACGGTATCGCGCTGGCTATTAATACTAAATCCTGCTGTGAGATGGCCGAATCTCCAGTTTGTCATAAGCTGAAGGCTTTGACTGTTTTTGTGTGGCTGGGCATCCCGATTTCGTGGTGGTTTAGAACGGCGTGGGGGACGAGCGCGTTGATCAGTTGGAGAAACCATTGAAGGGCTGAGATGTGATGAAGACGGCGGCTGATATATCTTTTCTGTATTTTTTACTCGAGGAGTTATTGACATCAACGATAAAACAACGAATACTTGAGGTTTCAGATGCCGTGAATTGTGATTATCAGCCGTTATCTGTCAGATGCAGCTCGCGGAAACCTTCTCCTTTGGTCGGTGATGACAAACTGAGTGGGGAGAGTCTCTTCTCCCCGCACCTCTAGCAGGCACGCATCAATCAATCAGTGAACCACTTGCCTGATAGCTCCAGTCATCCATCAACCATGTCGACTAGAAGCGAATCTGGATGGCAAAGAGACCGGAAACGGGCCAGCAAAGCGTGAGGCGACATGCTATGTGCCAACTAACATGCGCTGACAGCCATTTCCCTCAAGCTGCAAACGATGTCGAGATCAAAAGATCAAGTGCTCTGGCTCCGACCCCTGCGATCCTTGTAGGAGAAGGGGGCTTCCATGTCAGTTCGAGGGGGAGTCGGAAAAGATTCTGATCTCGCGGAGGTAGGCCTGTAAGCTACTGTCTTGACTCGGGTGGTGTTGACATAGTGTAGATACCTAAGTGGCCTCCAAGCAAAGCTAGCTGCGTATGAGAAACAACTGAGTCAATCTACCTCTCCAGATGAGAATACTATACAAGTGGAGAGGTTAGAAACTTGTAAGTCGTCTATGTCTGTACCAGCTAGAGCTTGGTTGATGGCTGACCAGGCACAGCAAGCGAAAGCACAAAAGAGTCAGCCAACTGTGAAGACACTTCTGCAGGCACGATTTCTAATGCACATTGACAGGACAATAACCTCCGGGACCATAGCAGAGTCCAGCAAAGCCGCCGATGGAACGGAAGCACCTCTCACGAATCCTCTTGCGTTGCGCACGGCAAATTGGGCTCCAGCTCGACATGGCAACATGCGTGGGTGTCTTGACTCATTCATATGAAACGCTGCTGATGGATTGAATGCAGTATTCATGGGCACTTCGTCTAACTGGGCCTTTGGTAGACGAGTCTTGACCATGGCGCATGAGACCCTCACCGGAGAACCACTCCCCATAGACAGCCTCCTCTTCGATGGCCACGTTTACGACCTGGGTTGGGATGGCCTCAAGGAGAATTGTTCTCAAGAGGAATTCGACTTCTCGACTCTCCCGGCCCGAGAATTCGCCCTCTATCTCATCAACTCGGTGCAGTTTCGCTGCGGCACACTGTTCCAGTTATACGACGAGGACACGTTTATGAGACAGTTTGAGCAGTTTCACGGAAACTCTGACGAGAATGAGCCCATGTCGCCACTGTGGTATGTTCATTATCTGATCCTTTTGGCGTTTGGAAAGGCGTTTGTGGTGCAGGTTAGCAAGTCAGCGAGTCCTCCTGGATCTGAGCTTTTTGTTcaggcgatgaagatgatgcctGACCTTGTTCTCTTGGATTGCTGTCCGATCGAAAAGATACAGGTTCTTTGCTCTACGGCATTGTACCTACAGTGTATCTTTTGTCGTCCCGCTGCACACAATGTCGTAAGTCATGTCTACACATATGAAGGCACTGTGCTGACATTTTCAAGATTAGCCAGGCTATCAGCATGGCGCTGCAGACCGGAATACATACCGAGATGAAGAGCCAATATCTCGACGAGAAATACGTCCAAAGATGTAGGCTGGTCTGGTCTACCCTCTACATCCTAGAGCGGAACATGGCATCTCTTCTCGGAGTGCCATTGTTAGTTGCAGACGAGTACATCAGCACGCCTTACCCCGTTTGTCCCCGGAATAAACAGAGGACTGCCACTCTAGAGATACAGTTGAAGATTTCCAAAATACTCTCCAAGATCCACTCGAGTATGTTTATTACCTCATTGTGTGGCGCCTACTGACATGTCAAAGGTGTTTATGGAACCGAAGGGCAGCTTGACAGTCGATATCTGGACGCGACGAGATCTGTTctgaggagcttctcagAGATTGCTGATCAGCTCAACACGTCATTCGCGATTGGAGCAAATGACAGTGCGTCTGGTATTTCGCGAATCTCGgcgcatcttcatcttcaatATCATCAGGTGAGTCAATTCATGCGGTGATCCCGTGATATCACTGAATGCATACTGACAAGGGTTCACTTGCAGTGCATCGTGCTAACAACAAGACCACTGTTGTATACGTTCCTACAGTCCAGACTCGGCCAGGCGGATGCTTCATTGTTGGACAGGTTAAAGTCTGAGAGCGTAAGACGCCTCGTTCAGATATGCTTGGAATCTTCGTATCGAATTATCAAGATACTATCAGTGCTTCTGGGACAAGGACTACTGGGTACGTGCTTTATAATAACGTTAATATTCTCGGATC encodes:
- a CDS encoding G domain-containing protein, which encodes MNDLVRGAFGQLVPLGTLYNAKSDSFLDASILRNGQPFDAVIGRRINTSEITHNSSARYEDRIEPLGVSQDTAASILSGAIKVKGSSDYLQAEFDSTYSLHCAYHCTFITVADVLDLRRFNLREHMNLMPLQTLDSTHVVTAITWGFRNTFVINHEFLGDSETPQVERAFCRDLSRLKSFTESIAGHPEPDSHGASPLELRHTFYLYSDATSEGLEMAGLNEMRKFIHLRLADLPRTNRGRGFPLSYTLLPIDKLHRHIPGFQSIVVTPIPLPIEDFTEFMGHFDEFASRKKRLGNYYKSLLEKRPYVSEEHIRVVHVAIGDLN